A stretch of the Streptosporangium sp. NBC_01755 genome encodes the following:
- a CDS encoding DUF2975 domain-containing protein: MGKLIVRALRAVLVVVLAGTVFVQAFMVWALASGSDPEDGSLPLAPLRVITILGMVSAQVALVSVWRLVTMVRRKTVFSSAAFRYVDAVIGAIVAAALLWFAVTALNAPDQRADPGVTVIMGGVGLAILGVALIVLVLRMLLAQAVARDVEAAQMQAELDETI, translated from the coding sequence ATGGGAAAGCTGATAGTGCGTGCGCTTCGCGCCGTGCTCGTGGTGGTGCTCGCCGGCACCGTGTTCGTACAGGCATTTATGGTGTGGGCGTTGGCCAGCGGGAGCGACCCGGAGGACGGGTCGCTCCCGCTGGCCCCGCTGCGCGTGATCACGATCCTGGGCATGGTGTCGGCCCAAGTCGCCCTGGTCAGCGTATGGCGGCTGGTGACGATGGTCCGACGCAAAACCGTGTTCTCTTCCGCCGCCTTCCGGTACGTGGACGCCGTGATCGGCGCGATCGTGGCGGCTGCCCTCCTGTGGTTCGCGGTCACGGCCCTCAACGCGCCGGACCAGCGGGCCGACCCGGGCGTCACCGTCATCATGGGCGGCGTCGGCCTGGCCATCTTGGGGGTCGCGCTCATCGTGCTCGTGCTGCGGATGCTGCTCGCCCAGGCCGTCGCGCGCGACGTCGAAGCGGCGCAGATGCAGGCCGAGCTGGACGAGACGATCTGA
- a CDS encoding helix-turn-helix domain-containing protein, translating to MPIVVDIDVMLARRKMSVGDLADRVGITPANLAVLKNGRAKAVRFTTLAALCEALNCQPGDLLRWEAKDAASG from the coding sequence ATGCCGATCGTCGTCGACATCGACGTGATGCTGGCCAGGCGGAAGATGTCCGTGGGCGACCTCGCGGACCGCGTCGGGATCACACCCGCCAACCTGGCGGTACTCAAGAACGGCCGCGCCAAGGCGGTGCGCTTCACGACACTCGCCGCGCTCTGCGAGGCACTCAACTGCCAACCGGGCGACCTGCTGCGCTGGGAGGCCAAAGACGCCGCGAGCGGATGA
- the sepX gene encoding divisome protein SepX/GlpR, with the protein MSSVVLYLAIVIMWLCVLVPMWLRRDRNTLVETTKDPESYAYDEDSAETLIEPPHASSPESPAESSPGVLSATETMPEFPPGDDAPPPVARETSTGAQTESETSPAQPPAGRPNPRRVAAERRRAELRRRGRQVAKRRRLTFWCVLLLLASVVTATVQVIPWWGVAPSVVLLGTYLAILRVTVQIDAEQRRAAAKARAERVRRARRRAALLEAQRPVAEVIDLTALRDELFDQYAETPRRAVGD; encoded by the coding sequence GTGAGCAGCGTTGTCCTGTATTTGGCCATTGTCATCATGTGGCTGTGCGTGCTCGTGCCCATGTGGCTGCGCCGCGACCGCAACACCCTCGTCGAGACGACCAAGGACCCCGAGTCGTACGCCTACGACGAGGATTCCGCCGAGACCCTGATCGAGCCACCGCACGCATCCTCCCCGGAGTCCCCGGCCGAGTCCTCCCCGGGAGTCCTTTCCGCCACCGAGACCATGCCGGAGTTCCCGCCGGGCGACGACGCGCCGCCGCCCGTTGCCCGGGAGACCTCGACGGGTGCCCAGACCGAGTCCGAGACCTCGCCCGCACAGCCCCCGGCCGGCCGGCCCAACCCACGTAGGGTCGCGGCCGAGCGCCGTCGCGCCGAGCTCCGCCGCAGAGGGAGGCAGGTGGCCAAGCGCAGGCGGCTGACCTTCTGGTGCGTGCTGCTCCTGCTCGCCTCCGTGGTGACGGCCACCGTCCAGGTAATCCCCTGGTGGGGCGTGGCGCCCTCAGTGGTGCTTCTGGGGACCTATCTGGCCATTCTCCGGGTCACCGTCCAGATCGACGCCGAGCAGCGGAGAGCCGCCGCCAAGGCCCGCGCGGAACGTGTCAGACGCGCCCGCCGCCGCGCCGCCCTGCTGGAGGCCCAGCGCCCGGTGGCCGAGGTCATCGACCTGACCGCGCTCCGCGACGAACTCTTCGACCAGTACGCCGAGACACCCCGCCGCGCGGTCGGCGACTGA
- a CDS encoding GNAT family N-acetyltransferase — translation MEGVDRLRGWPVTLTEGPVGLRPLRLRDVRVWRESRLRNANWLRPWEPSNPETPLFKTGLGPYISMAGTLRREARQGLALPWVITYEGAFAGQLTVGAIVWGSARSAQIGYWVDGALAGRGITPTAVAMAVDHCFFTTGLHRIEANIRPENHASRRVVEKLGFREEGIRRRHLHIDGAWRDHICYALTVEDAPRGLLVRWRRAREAAAHGGTPHEEV, via the coding sequence ATGGAGGGCGTGGATCGACTTCGTGGCTGGCCGGTGACCCTGACGGAAGGTCCGGTGGGACTTCGACCGCTGCGGCTGCGGGACGTACGCGTCTGGCGGGAGTCGCGGCTGCGCAACGCGAACTGGCTCCGCCCCTGGGAGCCGAGCAATCCCGAGACCCCCCTTTTCAAGACCGGCCTCGGGCCCTACATCTCGATGGCCGGAACCCTCCGCAGGGAGGCCAGGCAGGGGCTGGCGCTACCGTGGGTAATCACCTACGAGGGTGCCTTCGCCGGGCAGCTCACCGTGGGCGCCATCGTCTGGGGCTCCGCGAGGTCGGCCCAGATCGGCTACTGGGTGGACGGCGCGCTGGCCGGTCGAGGGATCACCCCCACCGCGGTCGCCATGGCGGTCGACCACTGCTTCTTCACCACGGGGCTGCACCGGATCGAGGCCAATATCCGGCCGGAAAATCACGCAAGCCGCAGAGTGGTTGAAAAGCTTGGTTTTAGGGAAGAGGGCATCAGACGTAGGCATTTGCACATCGATGGTGCCTGGCGTGACCACATCTGTTACGCGCTCACGGTCGAAGACGCGCCGAGAGGGTTGCTTGTGCGGTGGCGGCGGGCCCGTGAGGCGGCCGCCCACGGCGGCACTCCGCACGAAGAGGTTTGA
- a CDS encoding MogA/MoaB family molybdenum cofactor biosynthesis protein: MRALVITASNRAAAGTYEDTSGKLLAGLLAEAGCDVEGPRVVPDGEPVEAALRSGVAEGYDVIVTTGGTGLTPADLTPEMTRRVIDREVPGIAEAIRQVNREKVPTSILSRGLAGQAGGTLIVNLPGSSGGVRDGMGVLAPVLRHAVDQIRGGDHPR; encoded by the coding sequence GTGAGGGCTCTGGTGATCACCGCGTCCAACCGGGCCGCCGCCGGGACGTACGAGGACACGTCGGGGAAACTGCTGGCCGGGCTGCTCGCCGAGGCCGGGTGCGACGTGGAGGGCCCGAGGGTGGTTCCCGACGGCGAGCCGGTCGAGGCTGCGCTGCGTTCCGGGGTGGCCGAGGGATACGACGTGATCGTCACCACCGGCGGCACCGGGCTGACCCCGGCCGACCTCACCCCGGAGATGACCCGGCGGGTGATCGACAGGGAGGTCCCCGGCATCGCCGAGGCGATCCGTCAGGTCAACCGGGAGAAGGTGCCCACCTCGATCCTGTCGCGCGGGCTCGCCGGGCAGGCTGGTGGCACGTTGATCGTCAACCTGCCCGGTTCCTCCGGAGGGGTGCGCGACGGCATGGGCGTGCTGGCGCCCGTGCTCCGGCATGCCGTGGATCAGATCCGCGGCGGAGACCACCCGCGCTGA
- the moaC gene encoding cyclic pyranopterin monophosphate synthase MoaC has protein sequence MTGFTHIDETGAARMVDVSAKDVSVRTATATGRVLLSAEAVALLRSGEVPKGDAIGTARIAGIMGAKRTPDLIPLCHPIALHGVKVELAVVDDGVEITVRVKTADRTGVEMEALTAVSVAALALIDMVKAVDPAAVITDVRVEEKTGGKTGVWTRGVS, from the coding sequence ATGACTGGATTCACACACATCGACGAGACCGGCGCGGCGCGCATGGTGGACGTCTCGGCCAAGGACGTCTCCGTCCGTACCGCGACGGCCACCGGCAGGGTGCTGCTCTCGGCGGAGGCCGTGGCGCTGCTGCGGTCGGGGGAGGTCCCCAAGGGCGACGCGATCGGCACCGCGCGGATCGCCGGGATCATGGGCGCCAAGCGCACCCCCGACCTGATCCCGCTCTGTCACCCCATCGCGCTGCACGGGGTCAAGGTCGAGTTGGCCGTGGTCGACGACGGAGTGGAGATCACGGTACGGGTCAAGACCGCCGACCGTACCGGGGTGGAGATGGAGGCGCTGACCGCGGTCTCGGTCGCCGCGCTCGCCCTGATCGACATGGTCAAGGCGGTCGACCCGGCCGCCGTGATCACCGATGTCCGCGTCGAGGAGAAGACCGGCGGCAAGACGGGCGTCTGGACCCGGGGGGTCTCGTGA
- the glp gene encoding molybdotransferase-like divisome protein Glp, whose protein sequence is MRSVDDHLSDILRTVRVLAPLEVELEQALGTTLAEEITAPVPLPPFDNSAMDGYVVRAEDVADAPVTLPVIDDIAAGDGRMQAIGPGMVMRIMTGAPLPAGADAVVPVEWTDGGTAQVVINRSVPKGNAIRRSGEDVRAGDVVLPVGTPIGPAQLGVLAGVGRRRVLVRPRPRVVVISTGAELVEPGLPLGDGQIWESNSFALIAAVREAGGEGYRAGIVVDDAARLLDQLDAQLLRADLVITSGGVSMGAYEPVKEALGPLGTVRFDRVAMQPGMPQGFGVVGEDHIPIFALPGNPVSSFVSFMVFVRPALRKMGGRAAEPTATVRAVTTGPLRSPEGKRSYLRGVLGPDGTVDPVRRQGSHQLAALASANALIVIPEDVVELPEGASVEVIPL, encoded by the coding sequence ATGAGATCGGTCGACGATCACCTTTCCGACATCCTGCGCACGGTCCGGGTTCTCGCTCCGCTGGAGGTGGAACTGGAGCAGGCGCTGGGCACCACGCTGGCCGAGGAGATCACGGCCCCGGTTCCGCTGCCGCCCTTCGACAACTCCGCGATGGACGGCTACGTCGTGCGGGCCGAGGACGTCGCCGACGCGCCGGTGACGCTTCCGGTGATCGACGACATCGCGGCCGGCGACGGCCGGATGCAGGCCATCGGTCCCGGTATGGTCATGCGGATCATGACGGGGGCCCCGCTGCCCGCCGGGGCCGACGCGGTGGTTCCCGTCGAGTGGACCGACGGCGGCACGGCGCAGGTGGTGATCAACCGCTCCGTGCCGAAGGGGAACGCCATCCGCAGGTCGGGGGAGGACGTGCGCGCCGGTGACGTCGTGCTGCCGGTGGGCACCCCGATCGGGCCCGCGCAGCTCGGAGTGCTGGCGGGGGTGGGCCGCCGCCGGGTGCTGGTGCGGCCTCGTCCGAGGGTGGTGGTGATATCCACCGGGGCCGAGCTGGTCGAGCCCGGCCTGCCCCTGGGGGACGGCCAGATCTGGGAGTCCAACAGCTTCGCCCTGATCGCCGCGGTCCGTGAGGCGGGTGGCGAGGGCTACCGGGCGGGGATCGTCGTCGACGACGCCGCGCGGCTCCTCGACCAGCTCGATGCACAGCTCCTGCGGGCCGACCTGGTGATCACCAGCGGCGGTGTCTCGATGGGGGCGTACGAGCCGGTGAAGGAGGCCCTCGGGCCGCTCGGCACGGTCCGCTTCGACCGGGTCGCCATGCAGCCGGGCATGCCCCAGGGGTTCGGCGTGGTCGGTGAGGACCACATCCCGATCTTCGCGTTGCCGGGCAACCCGGTGTCGTCGTTCGTGTCGTTCATGGTGTTCGTCCGGCCCGCGTTGCGGAAGATGGGTGGCCGGGCCGCCGAACCCACGGCGACCGTGCGGGCGGTCACCACCGGGCCGCTCCGCTCGCCCGAGGGCAAGCGCTCCTACCTGCGCGGAGTGCTCGGCCCCGACGGCACCGTCGACCCGGTGCGCAGGCAGGGTTCCCACCAGCTCGCCGCCCTGGCCTCGGCCAACGCCCTGATCGTGATCCCCGAGGACGTCGTCGAGCTTCCCGAGGGCGCGAGCGTGGAGGTCATCCCACTATGA
- the galU gene encoding UTP--glucose-1-phosphate uridylyltransferase GalU — protein MADLEAVTKAVVPAAGLGTRFLPATKATPKEMLPIVDKPAIQYVVEEAVSAGLLDVLMVTGKNKRSIEDHFDRAIELEEALEAKGDDERLSQVREPADLATLHYVRQGKPRGLGHAVLCAKQHVGDNPFACLLGDDLIDYRDELLKRMIEVRGVHGGSVVALMEVPKEQVSLYGCAAIVPTDEDDVVRVTDLVEKPPADEAPSNWAVIGRYVIDPAVFEVLENTPPGRGNEIQLTDALRTLAGRGRDQGGPVHGVLFRGRRYDTGNKLDYLRTVVQFAADRPDLAPEFLPWLKEFLAAR, from the coding sequence ATGGCCGACTTAGAAGCTGTGACGAAAGCCGTCGTTCCCGCGGCGGGTCTGGGCACCCGCTTCCTACCTGCGACCAAGGCGACCCCCAAGGAGATGTTGCCGATCGTCGACAAGCCCGCGATCCAGTATGTCGTCGAGGAGGCGGTCTCCGCCGGACTGCTCGACGTCCTCATGGTCACCGGGAAGAACAAGCGTTCCATCGAGGACCACTTCGACCGGGCGATCGAGCTTGAGGAGGCCCTGGAGGCCAAGGGCGACGACGAGCGCCTCTCCCAGGTACGCGAGCCCGCCGACCTGGCGACCCTCCACTACGTACGGCAGGGCAAGCCGCGCGGTCTCGGCCATGCGGTTCTCTGCGCCAAGCAGCACGTGGGCGACAACCCCTTCGCGTGCCTGCTCGGTGACGACCTCATCGACTACCGCGACGAGCTCCTCAAGCGCATGATCGAGGTACGCGGCGTGCACGGCGGCAGCGTCGTCGCGCTGATGGAGGTCCCCAAGGAGCAGGTCTCCCTGTACGGCTGCGCCGCCATCGTGCCCACCGACGAGGACGACGTGGTCAGGGTGACCGACCTGGTGGAGAAGCCCCCCGCGGACGAGGCCCCGTCCAACTGGGCGGTCATCGGCCGGTACGTGATCGACCCGGCCGTCTTCGAGGTGCTGGAGAACACACCGCCTGGGCGCGGCAACGAGATCCAGCTCACCGACGCCCTGCGTACCCTCGCCGGGCGCGGCCGCGACCAGGGCGGCCCGGTGCACGGAGTGCTGTTCCGAGGCCGCCGCTACGACACCGGCAACAAGCTCGACTACCTGCGGACGGTGGTGCAGTTCGCCGCCGACCGCCCTGACCTGGCGCCGGAGTTCCTGCCCTGGCTCAAGGAGTTCCTGGCCGCGCGATGA
- a CDS encoding 5-formyltetrahydrofolate cyclo-ligase: protein MDKQMLRTTIEATRAAIPDERRHAASVQIRESLLDLPWVQMAGLVACYWSVGTEPATHGLVFALWKHGATVILPVLRDDDDLDWAVYDGPDTLAPGRFGIMEPVDTRRGVDAIRTAALVIVPALAVDRSTGVRLGRGGGSYDRALARVGPNVPTVALLHEGELLDGVPAEPHDVAVRYAATPGGVFRTGATDA, encoded by the coding sequence GTGGACAAGCAGATGCTGCGTACCACTATCGAGGCGACGCGGGCCGCGATCCCCGATGAGCGGCGACACGCGGCCTCCGTCCAGATCAGGGAATCCCTGCTTGACCTGCCCTGGGTCCAGATGGCCGGGCTCGTCGCGTGCTACTGGTCGGTCGGGACGGAGCCCGCGACCCACGGACTGGTCTTCGCCCTGTGGAAGCACGGCGCGACCGTGATCCTACCCGTGCTCCGCGACGACGACGATCTCGACTGGGCCGTGTACGACGGCCCCGACACCCTCGCCCCCGGCCGCTTCGGGATCATGGAACCGGTCGACACCCGGCGCGGTGTCGACGCGATCAGGACCGCGGCCCTGGTGATCGTGCCCGCGCTGGCGGTGGACAGGTCCACCGGGGTACGGCTCGGGCGAGGCGGCGGCTCCTACGACCGGGCACTGGCGAGGGTCGGCCCGAACGTGCCGACCGTGGCGCTGCTGCACGAGGGCGAGTTGCTCGACGGCGTACCCGCCGAGCCGCACGACGTGGCGGTCCGCTACGCGGCGACGCCCGGGGGGGTCTTCAGGACGGGCGCCACGGACGCCTGA